The following nucleotide sequence is from Apium graveolens cultivar Ventura chromosome 4, ASM990537v1, whole genome shotgun sequence.
TTCAAAGAACAGCCCATTAAAGATTTAAAAATTAAATTGAAGGTTTCCCGCTCGGAGAGTGGGCGCGACAATATTATTGGACCATCAGATGAAGTTGCTTGTGTAATGGTTGGTGATATTGATACCACAGTTGGTGAAAGAGATATTATTGCAGAGAAGAAGCCAAATGAAAATGAGAGAGATATTATAATGGAGAAATCTGAAAAGAAGCTTGAGCGGATATCATCTTTTCATCCATCACTAATGGACTTACAATACCCAATACTATTTCCCTTTGGTGAGGATGGTTACCATGATGAAATTCTGTATGTTGATTCTGAGACACAAACCAAAAAGAAACGCAAGAGAATCACCATGAAAGAATACTACTCCTATCGATTACAGGTCCGAAAAAATGAAGGTACAAATAATACTTCCTCCCAACTGTACTGTATTTTTTGctcaataaatttatttatttaataccTACTTCTATTGGCCTGACAGGACTCCATATTCGTCTAGTTGGCCGACTCTACCAACAATATGTAGTCGATGCCTTTTCCTGTATAGAGCAGGACCGATTGTGGTCGTTGCGTACTCACCAGACAAATTTGAGGAGTGATTTGTACAGCACATTGGCAAAGAAAGTTGTCAATGGAGGGACTGATGCAACAAATGTTTGTAAAAGATTTGTACTGCCTGCTAATTTTCTTGGGTCTAAACGTTATATGCAGCAGAACTTTCAAGATGCTCTTGCAGTTTGCCGAGTTGTTGGTCATCCAGATATATTCCTTACTGTGACCTGTAATTCTCAATGGACAAAGATAAAAGAAATGATGAATTCTTTACCTGGATGTTCAGCTCGTGATTCTCCGGATATAATAGCTCGTGTTTTCCATCTCAAACTTGAGCAGTTAATAGAAGATATAAAGACTAAAAAAAATTTTGGTAATTGCATAGGAGGTAAGAAAATGATTAGTAGTTCTGCAATGTTCCTTTTCTACATTGAATTATTCCATAACCTTAATTTTTTTCCTTCTAAATCTTTTTTTATGCAGTGATGTACGTTGTGGAGTTTCATAAGCGTGGTCTCCCACATGTGCATATGTTAATATGGCTAGATGGTGATTTAAAGAGAAACCTCACTGCCAATGTAGATAAGTATATGACAGCTGAAATTCCAGATCCCATTACTGATCCAGTTGCTTACGATGCGGTAAGAAGCTTGATGATTCATGGTCCTTGTGGCCTGCAGAATACGAAATCACCTTGCATGAAGGATGGGAAGTGTACAAAACACTTTCCGAAAAAGTAAGTTAATATCTTCAACAACTACCGTATATtagattctaaaaattaattgTTACTAATTATCTAAAGTCAAATGCAGGTATTGTAGAGAGACATACTTTGATCAGTCCGGCTTTCCCATTTACAAGCGTCGGAATACTGGATTAAGTGTAATGAAAGGCACTTGTGTACTTGACAATCAATGGGTTGTGCCTTATAATAGAGATTTATTGGTAAAATATAATTGCCACATGAATGTAAAGATCTGTTGTCATACAAgaagtttgaagtacatatttaAATATTGCTTGAAAGGCCATGATCGTGCAACCGTTGAGATATCCAGTCAGAGGAGGGAGTCTGCCAACCAAGAGGAAAGTGTTGATGAGATTAATGCCTATTTTGATGGTCTGTACATATGCGCATCTGAAGTTGCTTACCGGATTTTCAGTTTTCCAATCCATTATCGTTCAATATCTGTTTTAAGATTATCTTTTCACTTACCTGGGGAGAGGAGCTGTACCTTTACCGAGAAAGAAAACTTGGAAAAAGTTGTACGAAGAGAGCAGTATAAACAAAGCCAGCTTGAGGCTTTTTTTCGTCTAAATCAAAATGACATGTATTCGAGACAGTTTACATATGATGAAATTCCACAGTATTATGTTTGGAATGAGACTGATAGGATATGGACCATGTGCAAGAAAGGAAATCAAATTGGTAGACTGCTTAATACGCACCACAGTGCAGGAGAGTTATGGTACCTTCGTCTTTTGCTCTCAAACGTTCGTGGTCCTACTTCTTTTGATGCTTTGAAAACCATCAATGGTGTATGCTGCAGAACTTTTAAAGAAGCATGTAAACAATTAGGTTTACTTGATGATGATAATGAGTGGCACTCAGTCCTGAAAGATTGTTCAAATGGTGGTTTCCCGGAACAAATAAGGCAACTTTTTGTGCATATAATTGTTAACTGTCAAGTTACAGACTTAAAAAAGTTATGGGAGCAGCACTGGAAATATATGGTTGATGATCTGTTGCGTAAAAGACAAGTCGTGATGACATCTACCTCTACTGTTTTCTCTGACATGCAACTACAATATTATGCACTTGCTGGTAATTTGTCATGCCTTTATAATTCATACCATTTCTACTTAATAAAGTTCTTATgcatttataaattttttttaattttacaaaatatttGTAGAAATCTATAAATTGCTGAAGTCTATTGGAAGATCATTAGCACAGTTCAAACAGCTTCCGCGGCCTCCCTCTATGTATCTACAAAGTGGTATTAATAATTTAGTGGTTGAAGAAACGAGTTATAATCTTGAAGAAATGAAACAGAACTTTGAGCATTTGTTTGTTCATTGTAATGCCGAGCAAATAGAAGTGTATAACAATGTTCTACAATCGGTGCAGTCAAAAGCCGGAGGTGTTTATTTTGTGTATGGTAGTGGTGGTTGTGGAAAAACTTTTGTTTGGAAGATGTTAATTTATAAGTTACGGTCCCTGGGATTAATAGTCTACCCGTAGCCTCATCTGGCATTGCCGCTACACTCATGCCTGGAGGAAGAACAACACATTCCCGGTTTCGAATTCCTATTGTGCTTGATGACTGTTCTTCTTGTAGAATTCGTCACGATTCTGACATTGCAGAACTTATCAAGCATACAGATCTTATCATATGGGATGAAGCTCCTATGCATCATCGTTACGCATTTGAATGTTTAGACCGATCCCTATGAGATATTATGAAAGCTGTTGACCCTAAAAGATTCAGTATGGCGTTTGGAGGCATAACAGTAGTTCTTGGTGGTGATTTCCGTCAGATCTTGCTTGTCATTAACCAGGGCTCGCGCGGTGATGTAGTATCTGCTACAATAACCAGGTCTCCATTATGGTTGAATTCAAGATTTTGTTGTTGTACCGTAACATGAGACTTAACCAGGCACAAGATACTTTTGAAGTTGAGGAATTGAGATTATTTGCTGAATGGGTTCTCAAAATTGGCAATGAAGAGGTTCAACAACATGATGATTTTTCAAAAGAATATGCAGAGGATGAAATTTTAATTCCTAGCCAATTCTGTGATCCTGAGTTGAAAAATACAGTTGACAACATGATCAAGTGGACTTACCCTAATTTCTTGGAACAGTACAAGAGCCCGGTGTATTTAAGTGAAAGAGCGATACTGACACCCACCAATCAGATTGTTACTCATCTGAATTCTGTGATTGTTGATATAATTCCAGGTGCAGAATTTACATATTACAGCGTGGATAAAGCGGAAGATTTTGGCGGAACTGCAACTGAATTGAGCTTTACTTTTCCTCCTGAGTATCTAAATTCAATCAATGTTCCTGGGCTGCCACCTCATAATCTTAAGTTGAAAGAAGGTGTTGCAGTTATGCTAATGCGCAATTTAAATCAAACCCTTGGTCTATGTAACGGAACAAGGATGATGATTACGCGTTGTTTGAAGCAATGTGTTGAATGTGAGGTAATATGTGGCGCATTTGTTGGTACAAAACATTTTATTCCAAGAATGGAACTTTGTCCAATCGATACAAAGCTTCCATTCAAGTTTATTCGTAAACAAATGCCGCTACAAATTTTTTATTCAATGACTATCAACAAGTCCCAAAGGCAGTCCCTAGAGCGAGTTGGTTTGTATTTGCCTAATCATGTTTTTACACATGGGTAATTCTACGTTGCAATAAGTCGTGTTACCTCCCCTAAAGGTTTGAAGGTGTTCGTCGACTCAAAGAATGGTGACTCAATGGATGTTACAAAGAATGTTGTCTACAAAGAATTTTTTTATAACATTCTTGTATAGTACATCATTTAAGGTGTTGTGTTTCACCACTTTAATATAATTTCATTTTGTGAACCTGTATCAAACTTTGTTTAATGCCATTACAGGTTCTGAACTATATTAATGATATTGATGAAGATTGGGTTTATACATTATTGATGTACTTACTAACCCACTTTAAAAAAcaaaataattttcaaatatATTTGCTCCCAGTATTCATTGCAGCAAAATATTTAGTCAGGCTATTTTCATGTGCCTCGCTCTATAAAATTGTGCATTTTCACATTTGTGAAGTATTAGTACAGGTTACTAAAGAAGTTAGTAATATATAGTGTATTCTGCCTTCTTGCCCATTTAGAGAAGATACTTTTTTATAGCAATCCCAAAACATGTCTTTAGGATTGAAGCTGACATTTGACAAGCTACATCCAACTGTGTTACATTCATGCCCAATCAAAGTtcagatattcaaaaaatggaaAGACCCAGTAACAGAAGATGGAAGCAACACAGTGCTTAATGTCATTGCAATTGATGAACAAATAAGTAATTTAACTTTAGAAATATAAAAATTTGGTAGACTAATAGGTTGACTAACGGTGATATACTGTATTTTAGGCACAGTGTATGCATATATGTATCCCACCATCAACTGGCATTCCATTTTATGATATGCTTCAAACCGGAAAGATGTATGAACTAAGCAATTACAGTGTTTCGCCGTACATGAACAAATACCGATGTGTAGCTTCTGATAATCATATATGCTTTAACAAACACACAACTTTGAAGCTGATAACGGTACCTGAGTTTGTTCGCCGTGGAGAGGTTTTCAATTTTATTATTTTGGCAATATTAATGCTTACCTCTATCAGGAAGAGCATTGTATTggtaatattttaattttattattactTTTTAAACTCTTTGTCCTTTGATAACTCAGAATTAAAACTAACCATTATCGATGATATTTTTGGTAGATGTTGTAGGTATTGTGAAGGAAAGGAAGCCTCTACGTTCACTAACTGACAAACAGCATAATACTCATACTCTCCTAGATTTAATCCTTACTGACTGTGTGTAAGTTAATTAAGAAACTCTATTGAGGTAAtctgaattaattttagtaaaaatatctTTTCATGGTGTTATTAACATACTTTATAAATATAGGTATGATGTCAAAGTTTGTTTATGGGACGAGTTTGCTAAATGTACCAATGTTGCAATGAATGATGATGTGTTTTATCCTGTACACCCATTCATTATTGTAATGAGCTCTTGCATCATGGTTAAAGACCTGTATAGTGGTGTCATTACACTTTCGGATACATCTTCTACCAAGCTTTATTTCAATTATGACTTTCCTCGAGTTTCTGAGCTTCGTGACAGGTAATTATATTAACATTTGTAGCTGATTTATTTTGGACAGTATACATGTTACTAGTCTATATATGAAATCCAACAATGCAGATATCTTGGTATGGAAGATTGAAACATTGGAATGAATGATATGGTCCCTGTATCGTGTTGAATTTAGTGGTGTTTAGTTTGTTTAATGGAAATCAGTGAACCACCTTCATTTTCAAACATTAGTATAATCTTTCGATTTTTTTTTAGTATGTAATTATGAACTTAGTTATTGATTGTCGCTTATTTTAACATCAAACATAAATCTATCCTAATATCCATTATTATTATTGCACTTAAATTACCAGCGATATAGTACATATGTTAAACCCAAAAACTGATTATACTCAATGGAGGTTTACTTTACCAGGGAATATATATTATGACCTATCGAAAATAACCGCTTCAAATATATCTATAAATTACTTCATTGAGACGATACTTATTTTTTACTATTAAAagaataatttaataaaaaaaatttaattacATTTTATTTTGAATCCAGCAACTGCAAATACGAATATAGCTAATTTCAAAGAATGTTAGTTTATATCATTTTAAAGGACAAATTACCGTGCTTTAATTATTAATTTTCCTACAGGTTCGAAGAATTCTAGAAATAATTTTTTACCAGTTAAATTATACAAATTTACGTCTATATATATTTCAGTGGACAATATTTGCAGATTAACATTAGTAATATACATATATGAGTTGTTCACCGAGTACGACTTATTCGAAATAACAAAAGCAGTTTCacattttttgaaataatttGGGTTCCGAAGTAATTGTAGTCTTTAAGTTCTTATTTTGAAGTAAATTATAATACTATAAACAACAAAGACGAATATATATTATGACCTATCCAAATTAACCGCTTCAAATATATCTATAAATAATTTCATTAAGACGGTACTTTCTTTTTTACTATTAAAATAGtaattgaattttttttaattacaatttattttGTATCAAGCACTTGCAAATACCAATATAGCTAATTTCAAAGAATGTTAGTCTATATCATTTTAAAGGACAAATTACTGTGCTTTAATTAGTAATTTTCCTATAGGTTTCAATAATTCTAGAAATAATTTTTTACCAGTTAAATTATACAAATTTACTGTCTAGAAGTGTATATGTTTTCGAGCCTTTAATGAATAAAACTGTCGTCATATTATAAAATTTTTCAAACACTTTATTGCTTTTTTAATTAAGATAATCATACTTTAATATATAAATTTTGACAATATATAATAGAGGTGCAGATGTGAAGATTAAACCCATATGTTTATTTATATTCTGTGGATAATAAAGTCTTTGATGTGACAATTCAGAAACGAAGAGATATACACTCATGCACGCACCTGTAACGTGGTCTCGGTATCTGTAATACACGGTGAACTTTGTCCACTGAACTAGCATTAAAAGTTTGTTTTCTTATCCTCACCTGTCATAATACAATCTACCTAAATAATAAAAGCCCATCTCTTCGTTTTCTCATACATTTTGCTATATAAACCAATACTTTATCGAACATAGAAACATAGTACACCTCTGCTCCTCTGCTAGCAGTGATAAAAAAGACTCTTTTTTAGCTTTAACCCAGCAAACACGGTAGTAAAATGGCTTCTACCTCTAGAAAAAGGTAACTATTTCGTGCAAAGAGTTTAGGTCACCATCATCATTTTATATGTTTATTATACTTTGTAGTGTAtcaattatatttttatttttcttatgACACAGGCCTCATAATTCAAACGACAGTCATTCAGATTCAGAGGAGGACGATAGCATGAAGGCAATTGATCGTTATGAAACAAATGcttatgagatctttgagaaGTCACTAACAAACTTGAACGTTAACATTGCTATGATTCGTGATCAGTGGATGAATCTCACCAAGAGTCacgaagaattcagcaaaacTCACGAAG
It contains:
- the LOC141719438 gene encoding uncharacterized protein LOC141719438: MGGKVDHSINRGRTPYVYRLNGRNHHVFGSLIPNEGDDPKFCQLYIYDTEHEAENRMKWVQVDDGGAVDSEIIEDLISMLDETNQLVKKFRYARDRFKEQPIKDLKIKLKVSRSESGRDNIIGPSDEVACVMVGDIDTTVGERDIIAEKKPNENERDIIMEKSEKKLERISSFHPSLMDLQYPILFPFGEDGYHDEILYVDSETQTKKKRKRITMKEYYSYRLQVRKNEGLHIRLVGRLYQQYVVDAFSCIEQDRLWSLRTHQTNLRSDLYSTLAKKVVNGGTDATNVCKRFVLPANFLGSKRYMQQNFQDALAVCRVVGHPDIFLTVTCNSQWTKIKEMMNSLPGCSARDSPDIIARVFHLKLEQLIEDIKTKKNFGNCIGVMYVVEFHKRGLPHVHMLIWLDGDLKRNLTANVDKYMTAEIPDPITDPVAYDAVRSLMIHGPCGLQNTKSPCMKDGKCTKHFPKKYCRETYFDQSGFPIYKRRNTGLSVMKGTCVLDNQWVVPYNRDLLVKYNCHMNVKICCHTRSLKYIFKYCLKGHDRATVEISSQRRESANQEESVDEINAYFDGLYICASEVAYRIFSFPIHYRSISVLRLSFHLPGERSCTFTEKENLEKVVRREQYKQSQLEAFFRLNQNDMYSRQFTYDEIPQYYVWNETDRIWTMCKKGNQIGRLLNTHHSAGELWYLRLLLSNVRGPTSFDALKTINGVCCRTFKEACKQLGLLDDDNEWHSVLKDCSNGGFPEQIRQLFVHIIVNCQVTDLKKLWEQHWKYMVDDLLRKRQVVMTSTSTVFSDMQLQYYALAEIYKLLKSIGRSLAQFKQLPRPPSMYLQSGINNLVVEETSYNLEEMKQNFEHLFVHCNAEQIEVYNNVLQSVQSKAGGVYFVYGSGGCGKTFVWKIIRHDSDIAELIKHTDLIIWDEAPMHHRYAFECLDRSL